The genomic DNA AACATGTCCACGGCGAGTCCCGCGACCGGGGCCAGGCCATGGTGGACATGATGGCGCAATACGAAGAGGCCGGTTTCGCCATCGGCGTCAAAGAGTTGCCTGACTACATCCCGCTGTACCTGGAGTTTCTCTCCACCCGCGAAGGCCTCGAGGCCCGCGAGGGCCTGGCGGATGTGGCGCACCTGCTGGCCTTGCTCGCGGCGCGCCTGGACGAACGCGAAAGTGTCTACGCCAGTTGCTTCCGGGCCTTGTTGCAAATCGCCGGGGCCGAACCCCAGGTGGCGGTGGCCGAGTTGCGTGAGCAAGTGAAGGCCGAGCCACGGGACGACTCCCTCGAAGCCCTGGACAAGATCTGGGAAGAAGAGGCGGTGGATTTCATGAAGGCCGAACAGCAGGACCGTTGCAGTTCACTGCCCAACGCGCCTGGCAAGGCGCGGGACGAAAGTGCGGTGCCGTTGCACTGGGTGGATTTTCAGCATGAAGGGCGGGCCGCAGCGCCAGCCGGGGAGGTGGGCAATGTCTAAATGGGATCTGTTGTTGTTCGGGGTCTACCCCTATGTCGCTTTGGCGATTTGCCTGCTCGGCAGCTGGGCACGGTTCGACCTGTCCCAGTACACCTGGAAGGCCGGTTCGAGCCAGATGCTGAACAAGCGCGGCATGCGCGTGGCCAGCAACCTGTTCCACGTTGGCGTGCTGTTTGTGCTGGCAGGTCACTTCGTTGGCCTGCTGACACCGTCGGCGATCTACCACCATGTGCTGAGCACCGAGAACAAGCAGCTGCTGGCGATGGTTTCCGGGGGCTTCTTTGGCGTGCTCGGCCTGATCGGCCTGATGATGCTGCTCAACCGTCGTCTGACCGACCCACGGGTGCGCGCCACCTCCAATGCCTCGGACATCCTCGTGCTGGTGGTGTTGCTGGTGCAACTGGTGTTGGGGCTGATGACCATCGTCGCCTCCACCGCCCATATGGATGGCTCGGTGATGGTGATGCTCGCCGACTGGGCCCAGAACACCGTGCTGTTGCGTCCGGTGGAAGCTGCTACCGCGATAGCGCCGGTGGGCCTGGTCTACAAGCTCCACGTGGTGCTGGGCCTGACCCTGTTCGTGTTGTTCCCGTTCACCCGTCTGGTTCACATCGTCAGTGCGCCGGTCTGGTACCTGGGACGTCGTTATCAAATCGTTCGGCAGAAGTTTTGAGGAGAAGATCATGGCGAGTGGATGCGGATGTGGCGGTGGTGGTGGCGGCAGCGGCGGCTGTGGTTCTTCGGCAAAAGTGCCGCCGGTGGTCGATGTGGAGCCCGTTGGGACCGTGCAGTTCGAGCCGGCCCAGGCCGGGCCGGTGGTGGAAGATGAAGCGCCAGAGTTGATTGCCAGCAGTGAGCAGGAGTGGCCGATCATCAGCGTCAACGGGGTGTCGATCACCCCGCAGGCGATGGCCCAGGAGCTGCAATATCACCCGGCTGACAGTCGCGAGGATGCGGTCTACCAGGCCGCTCGGGCCCTGGTGATTCGCGAATTGCTCCAGCAGCGTATCGCCGAGCTGGGCCTGGCATTGCAGGTCAGTGCCGGAGAAAACGAAGAGGAAGCGGCCACGCGGCTGTTGCTTGAACGTGAGGTGCAGGTGCCGCAGTGCGACGAGGCCACCTGCCTGCGTTACTACGAAAGCAACCGGGCGCGCTTTCACAGTGCGCCGTTGTTGGCGGTGCGGCACATCCTGCTCGAATGCGCGCCGGACGATGTCGAGGCGCGCAGCCTGGCCCATGTGCAGGCCGAGCTGCTGCTGGAGCGGTTGGATCAGTTCCCGGGCAGCTTCGCCGAACTGGCGCTGAAGTATTCGGCCTGTCCGTCGAAGGAGCAGGGCGGTTCGCTGGGGCAGATCAGCAAGGGCCAGACCGTGCCCGAACTGGAGCGCCAACTGTTCACCCTGCCAGCGGGTCTGGCCAGCAAACCGCTGGAAAGCCGCTACGGCTGGCACGTGATCAGCATCGACCAGCGCATCGATGGCCAGTCGTTGCCTTATGAAGCCGTAGCGACAGCAATTCGCACCCAGTTGCAGCAGGGCGTTTGGCAAAAGGCGCTGGTGCAGTACCTGCAAACCTTGATCGGTGCGGCGGATATTCGCGGCATTCACCTTCAGGGCGCCGACTCGCCGCTTGTGCAGTGAGCACGGGCTCAATCGGGAGATCTTCATGAACGCGGTGTTGCAGGACGGGTTTGGGCGCCAGATCGATTATTTGCGGATGTCGGTGACCGATCGTTGTGATTTTCGTTGTGTGTATTGCATGGCGAAAAACATGACGTTCCTGCCGCGCCAGCAAGTGTTGACCCTGGAGGAGTTGCAGCGCCTGGCGCGGCTGTTCGTCGGCCTGGGGGTGAAGAAAATCCGCCTGACCGGTGGCGAGCCGCTGATCCGTCCGGGCATCGTCGGGCTGTGTCGCGAGATAGCGGCATTGCCCGGCCTGCGGGAACTGGTGATGACCAGCAACGGCTCGCAGCTGGGGCGATTGGCCCAGCCGCTGGTCGAGGCCGGGGTCAAGCGCATGAACATCAGCCTCGACAGCCTGGACGGCGAACGTTTTCGGGCGATCACCCGTAACGGCAACCTCGATCAAGTGTTGGCAGGGATTGAAGCGGCGAAGGTCGCCGGGTTCGAGCGGATCAAGCTCAACTGCGTGGTCATGAAGGGCCGCAACTTCGATGAAGTCCCGGCGCTGGTGCAGTACGCCATCGACCAACACATCGATATCAGCTTCATTGAGGAAATGCCGTTGGGGGATGTGGGTCGTTCCCGGGGCGAGTCGTTCTGTTCCAGCGATGAGGTGCGGGCCGAGATCGCTCACCATCACCGGCTGCTCGACAGCACTGAAAACAGCGGCGGGCCTGCGCGTTATGTGCGTCTGGAGCAGCATCCGGATACCCGGATCGGTTTCATTTCCCCTAACACCCACAACTTCTGCGCCAGTTGCAACCGCGTGCGCATGACCGTCGAAGGGCGCTTGCTGCTGTGCCTGGGGCAAGAAGACTCCCTCGACCTGCGCGGCTTGCTACGGCGTTACCCGCTGGACGATCAACCGGTGATCCAGGCGGTGCGGCAGGCGCTGCGCGGCAAACCCTTGCGCCACGACTTTAACCCCGGCGGGGAGGTGCAGATTGTGCGGTTCATGAACATGAGCGGTGGGTGAGCACTGCTCAGGTCCCACAAGGGGATTTGTTGTGGATACAAATCTCACAGTCACGCCGTAACCTCTGTGGGAGCGGGCCTGTGGAAGCAAGGCTTGCCCGCGATGCAGGCGACACGGTTCAACTGCAAGACCGTGTCATCGTTCATCGCGAGCAAGCTTTGCTCCCACAGGCCTGCGCCCACAGGGGGGCAGGGGGCTGCCAAATGACCTTTCAGCCTGACGAATAGTCACTCCCGATTCTTGATGTCGATCAATTGCAACCCTGGCTTTTGCCCGTACTCTCCACTGCATATTGTGTTTAAAGATATCTAAAGGCCTATATGTAGTGTCTGGAGCCAAAATGCAGAGCACGTTGATCTCAGTAGGGTGTAACCGCTTGCACAAGCGCGATGGCAGTGTGGTCGCCTTTGATGCGGACAAGATCCGCCAGGCGCTGATCGCCGCCGGCAAGGCCACTGGCGAATATGCCGAAGCCGAGGCCGAGGGGTTGCTTGAGGCGGTATTGGCGCGGTTGGAAGGGCAGACGCGCTTGAACGTCGAGCAGATCCAGGACCGCGTCGAGCGGGTGCTGATGGACGCCGGTTTCTTTCTCTCCATGCGCGCCTACATCGTCTATCGCGAGCAACACGGACGCCTGCGTCGGGATCGCCGTACGCTGGTGGAAGTCGCCACCTCGATGAACGAATACCTCGACCGCGAAGACTGGCGTGTACAGGCCAACGCCAACCAGGGGTATTCCCTCGGCGGGCTGATCCTCAACGTGTCGGGCAAGGTCACCGCCAATTATTGGCTCGACGAAGTCTACAGCCAGGCCATTGGCGAGGCGCACCGCGAGGCGGACCTGCATATCCACGACCTGGACATGCTCGCCGGCTACTGTGCCGGCTGGTCCTTGCGCACCCTGTTGCACGAAGGCCTCAACGGCGTGCCCGGGCGAGTCGAGGCCGGGCCGCCCAAGCACCTGAGCAGCGCCCTGGGGCAGATGGTGAATTTCCTCGGCACCCTGCAAAACGAATGGGCCGGCGCCCAGGCGTTCAGCTCGTTCGACACCTACCTGGCGCCCTATGTGCGCAAGGACCAGCTCAGCTACGACGAGGTCCGCCAGTCGTTGCAGGAGTTCATCTACAACCTCAACGTGCCGTCGCGCTGGGGCACGCAAACCCCGTTCACCAACCTCACGTTCGACTGGGTGTGCCCAGAGGATCTGCGCGAACAAATCCCGGTGATCGGTGGCGAGGAGATGCCGTTCGCCTACGGTGACCTGCAAGCGGAAATGGAGCTGATCAACCGCGCCTACATCGAGGTGATGCAGGCCGGCGATGCGAAAGGCCGGGTCTTCACCTTCCCGATCCCGACCTACAACATCACCCATGACTTCCCGTGGGACAGCGAGAACGCCGACCGGCTGTTCGAAATGACCGCCCGCTACGGCTTGCCGTATTTCCAGAACTTCCTCAACTCGGACATGCAACCCAACCAGGTGCGGTCGATGTGCTGCCGCCTGCAACTGGACGTGCGCGAGTTGCTCAAGCGCGGTGGTGGTTTGTTCGGCTCGGCGGAACAGACCGGTTCCCTGGGCGTGGTGACGATCAACTGCGCGCGCCTGGGCTACCTGTACAAAGGCAACACCAGCGGGTTACTGCAACGCATCGATACCCTGATGGAACTGGCGAAGGAAAGCCTGGAGGTCAAGCGCAAGGTCATCCAGCATCACATGGATGCCGGTTTGTACCCTTACACCAAGCGCTACCTCGGCACGTTGCGCAATCACTTCTCCACCATCGGCGTGAATGGCCTGCATGAAATGCTGCGCAACTTCACCGACGACCAGCAAGGCCTGCACACCGAGCAGGGCCGGGCATTTGCCCTGAAGCTGCTGGATCACGTGCGGGCCACGCTGCTGCGTTTCCAGGAAGAAACCGGCCACCTCTACAACCTCGAAGCCACGCCCGCCGAAGGCACCACGTACCGCTTCGCCAAGGAAGACCTCAAGCGCTACCCGGATATCTTGCAGGCCGGCAGCCCGGTTGCGCCGTACTACACCAACTCGTCGCAACTGCCGGTGGGCTTCACCGACGATCCTTTCGAAGCCCTGGAGCTGCAGGACGAACTGCAATGCAAATACACCGGCGGCACCGTGTTGCACCTGTACATGGCCGAGCAGATTTCCTCGACACAGGCCTGCAAGCAACTGGTGCGCAAGGCCCTGGGACGTTTCCGCCTGCCGTACCTGACCATCACGCCGACCTTTTCCATCTGCCCGGTGCACGGCTATCTGGCCGGCGAACACGAGTTTTGCCCCAAATGCGACGAGGCCTTGCTGCTGCAACAGCAGTTGGCAGGCAGCGTTCACTGATCCGATTCATCGACCGCAAGGAGCTTCACCCATGAATGCATCGCAAAGCCTTCCACAAGCACAGCGTCAACGTTGCGAAGTCTGGACCCGAGTGATGGGTTATCACCGCCCGGTGACGGCCTTCAACCCGGGCAAGCAGTCCGAGCACCGCGAGCGGGTGCACTTCACCGAACGCGCGGCCGGGCGTCCATGAGTCGAGTGCTACGGGTCGGGGGCATGGTGCCCCTGACCACCCTCGATTATCCGGGCCAACTGGCCTGTGTGCTGTTTTGCCAGGGGTGTGCCTGGCGTTGTCGTTATTGCCATAACCCGCAACTGATTCCGCCACGCGGCAGCGAGGAGGTGGATTGGTGCCGGGTATTGGCGTTTCTGCAACGCCGTCAGGATCTGCTCGACGCCGTGGTGTTCAGCGGCGGCGAGCCGACCTTGCAGGACGGCTTGGCGCCAGCCATGGAGGAGGTGCGGCAGATGGGCTTTCGCATCGGCCTGCACAGCGCCGGCATCAAGCCGGCGGCCTTCGCCAAAGTGGTCGGGCTTGCCGACTGGGTGGGGTTCGACATTAAGGCCTTGCCCGAAGATGCCCTCGATGTAACCCGGGTCGAAGGCAGCGGCGCTGCAAACTGGCGCAGCCTCGATCATCTGCTGGACAGCGGCGTGGATTATGAATGTCGCACGACGGTGCACTGGCACCTGTTCGACCCCGAACGGCTGCTGACCCTGGCCCGGCGCCTGAGCGAGCGCGGCGTCACCCGATTTGCCGTGCAATTGGTGCGCACCGCCCGGATGCTCGACCCCCACCTTTCCAGCGTCTCGGCGCAGGCCTTGCAGCCGGAGTTATGGGCCGCCCTGCGCGAGCTGTTCCCCTCGTTTGTGTTGCGCAGTTGAGTGGCCGGTAGCGGTGGGTCAGTTTGCAGAAGTGCTGACTGACACGCCGCCATCGCGAGCAAGCTCGCTCCCACAGGGGGCGTTGTGGCGGATACATAATTCGCAGTCACCCCGGAACCAATGTGGGAGCGAGCTTGCTCGCGATGACGGCGGTACATTCAACATGGATGCAGGCTGATCCACCGCTATCGCGAGCAGGTTCGCTCCCACAGGGGCCCTGTGGTGGACATGACTTTGTAGACCCTCGCAATCCCTCGATCACCAACCCCAGAATTGCAACCACCAGCCATACCCCACCAGGCTGCTAGCCAGGACCAGGCATGCCATGGCGGGCAAGCGTCGGATCGGCGATGCCACGGTGGACCGCAGGCGTTTCCAGCCCAGCCACAGGCTCCAGGCAATTGCCGCTGTCAGCAGCGCGGCCCTTACCGGTGAAACCCATTCCAGCAGCAGCCCTTCATAGCGCAGCAGCTTGACGGTGGTGGCCGACAGGCCGAGGAACAACCCGGCAGCGCCAAGAGGCGTCAGGGTGAGGGCCAGGGGCCGATAGGCTGTGGCATCGTCCGAGAGACATGCCGCCAGGCGCATCAATAGCATCAACGAAGTGCCCATCAGCAGAGCACTCATGCCCAGATACGCGACGATGCAAAAACCATCGAGCCAACTGAAACTGTCATTGAGTTGCGGGTAGTGGGTCAACAGCCACCAGGGCGCGTTGTCCTGTAGCGCCCAAAGCCAATCGTGACTCACCAGCCATTGGGCCAGGCCCTGCTTGAGGTCGATGAACCAGGGGCTGACGGTCCACTGAAAGGCTCCCATGGCTAGGCCGATGACGCCGAACAGCAGCAAGCGAACGTCCCAGGGCGACAGCGTCTTGGCCGTCGCTTGGAGGATTTCCGCGCTGCTGGAGCGGGCAATCAGCCGTACCGCGTCGCGCTGGCCGCTGCAGCGACCACAGGCGTGGCAATCGGCGGCGCCGCGCAGGCGACGGATGTCCAGCAGCGGCGCGCAATTGGGGGGAGGACGCCGGGGTGCAGGGTTTTCCAGCCAGCGTTGTTCGTCCACCTGGAAGTGCACCGGTGCCAAGCGGGCGAGCAGGGCAAACACACCACTGACCGGGCACAGGTAACGGCACCACACCCGCTTGCCCCGGGCGAACGACAGGCCGACGATCACCGCGGCGACGGTGGAACCGCCCAGGATCAGCAGTGCCGCCTGGGCATAGTCGTACACGCTGATCAACTGGCCGTAGACCGTGGTCAGACAGAACGCCAGGGTCGGCCAGCCGGCCCAGCGCAACCCGCGTGGCACCCCGAGGCCCTTGCCGTACTGGCTGGCCCATTCGCTCAGGGCGCCTTCCGGGCACAGCACGCCACACCAGAGGCGGCCGAACAACACGATCGACAGCAACACGAACGGCCACCAGATTCCCCAGAACAGGAACTGTGCCAGCAGCGTCAGGCTATCCAACAGCCGCGCCTGGCTGTCCGGTAATGGCAACATTGCCGGCACCACCAACAGCACCGCGTAGAACAGCACCACCGCCCATTGCACTGCACGAATGGTTGCGCCGTGGCGGCGCATGCCGTCGCCCAGGCGTTGCAGCCAGGGGTTCAGGTCGGGCATGGCAGGGTTTCCGCTTTGCGTGGCCGCAACCAACCCGCGACCACCCCCCAATAGCCCAGCCACACCAGCAATGTCATCGCACTCGGGCTGGCCCGATACCCGGTGAAATCCGCCAGGAACCCGCCGAAACCATGGCCGTCGTCGAGTAATGCGCTGCTGTCCCACAGCGCGTCGCCAATGCCGCGATACACCGCCTCGGGCCAATCCATCGCCAGCAATTGCCCGCCGACTCGCTCGATGGCACTGACCAGCAACGCCGCGCCCAACAGCAGCAGGATCGCTTCGCTGATAGCAAAGAACCGCGGCCACGAGATAAACCGACGACTGCTGTGCAGCAAGGAGACGGTCAGCAGCGACAGCACCAGCCCGGCCAGCGCGCCCACGGCGAACAAGCCCAGTTGCGGCCCGTGCAGGCGTGTCCCGGCGCCATACAGGAAAACCACGGTTTCACTGCCTTCGCGGCTGACGGCGAGCAACGCCAAGACCATCAGCCCCAGGCCGCCCTGACGGCTCAGGCGCTGGTCGGCGTGGCGTGTCAGGTCATGCTTGAGTGTCCTCGCGTTTCGGTGCATCCAGCCGACCATTTGCACGATCAACAGGCTGGCAACCAGTGCCAACGACGCCTGGAACCACTCATTGGCCG from Pseudomonas beijingensis includes the following:
- the narJ gene encoding nitrate reductase molybdenum cofactor assembly chaperone is translated as MRILKVISLLLDYPTETLVAGRDELEQAIAQAREISPQQRAGLFELLEVICGTDLMDGQEHYGALFGRGRSLSLLLFEHVHGESRDRGQAMVDMMAQYEEAGFAIGVKELPDYIPLYLEFLSTREGLEAREGLADVAHLLALLAARLDERESVYASCFRALLQIAGAEPQVAVAELREQVKAEPRDDSLEALDKIWEEEAVDFMKAEQQDRCSSLPNAPGKARDESAVPLHWVDFQHEGRAAAPAGEVGNV
- the narI gene encoding respiratory nitrate reductase subunit gamma; translated protein: MSKWDLLLFGVYPYVALAICLLGSWARFDLSQYTWKAGSSQMLNKRGMRVASNLFHVGVLFVLAGHFVGLLTPSAIYHHVLSTENKQLLAMVSGGFFGVLGLIGLMMLLNRRLTDPRVRATSNASDILVLVVLLVQLVLGLMTIVASTAHMDGSVMVMLADWAQNTVLLRPVEAATAIAPVGLVYKLHVVLGLTLFVLFPFTRLVHIVSAPVWYLGRRYQIVRQKF
- a CDS encoding peptidylprolyl isomerase; the encoded protein is MASGCGCGGGGGGSGGCGSSAKVPPVVDVEPVGTVQFEPAQAGPVVEDEAPELIASSEQEWPIISVNGVSITPQAMAQELQYHPADSREDAVYQAARALVIRELLQQRIAELGLALQVSAGENEEEAATRLLLEREVQVPQCDEATCLRYYESNRARFHSAPLLAVRHILLECAPDDVEARSLAHVQAELLLERLDQFPGSFAELALKYSACPSKEQGGSLGQISKGQTVPELERQLFTLPAGLASKPLESRYGWHVISIDQRIDGQSLPYEAVATAIRTQLQQGVWQKALVQYLQTLIGAADIRGIHLQGADSPLVQ
- the moaA gene encoding GTP 3',8-cyclase MoaA, encoding MNAVLQDGFGRQIDYLRMSVTDRCDFRCVYCMAKNMTFLPRQQVLTLEELQRLARLFVGLGVKKIRLTGGEPLIRPGIVGLCREIAALPGLRELVMTSNGSQLGRLAQPLVEAGVKRMNISLDSLDGERFRAITRNGNLDQVLAGIEAAKVAGFERIKLNCVVMKGRNFDEVPALVQYAIDQHIDISFIEEMPLGDVGRSRGESFCSSDEVRAEIAHHHRLLDSTENSGGPARYVRLEQHPDTRIGFISPNTHNFCASCNRVRMTVEGRLLLCLGQEDSLDLRGLLRRYPLDDQPVIQAVRQALRGKPLRHDFNPGGEVQIVRFMNMSGG
- a CDS encoding ribonucleoside triphosphate reductase, producing MQSTLISVGCNRLHKRDGSVVAFDADKIRQALIAAGKATGEYAEAEAEGLLEAVLARLEGQTRLNVEQIQDRVERVLMDAGFFLSMRAYIVYREQHGRLRRDRRTLVEVATSMNEYLDREDWRVQANANQGYSLGGLILNVSGKVTANYWLDEVYSQAIGEAHREADLHIHDLDMLAGYCAGWSLRTLLHEGLNGVPGRVEAGPPKHLSSALGQMVNFLGTLQNEWAGAQAFSSFDTYLAPYVRKDQLSYDEVRQSLQEFIYNLNVPSRWGTQTPFTNLTFDWVCPEDLREQIPVIGGEEMPFAYGDLQAEMELINRAYIEVMQAGDAKGRVFTFPIPTYNITHDFPWDSENADRLFEMTARYGLPYFQNFLNSDMQPNQVRSMCCRLQLDVRELLKRGGGLFGSAEQTGSLGVVTINCARLGYLYKGNTSGLLQRIDTLMELAKESLEVKRKVIQHHMDAGLYPYTKRYLGTLRNHFSTIGVNGLHEMLRNFTDDQQGLHTEQGRAFALKLLDHVRATLLRFQEETGHLYNLEATPAEGTTYRFAKEDLKRYPDILQAGSPVAPYYTNSSQLPVGFTDDPFEALELQDELQCKYTGGTVLHLYMAEQISSTQACKQLVRKALGRFRLPYLTITPTFSICPVHGYLAGEHEFCPKCDEALLLQQQLAGSVH
- the nrdD gene encoding anaerobic ribonucleoside-triphosphate reductase; the protein is MNASQSLPQAQRQRCEVWTRVMGYHRPVTAFNPGKQSEHRERVHFTERAAGRP
- a CDS encoding anaerobic ribonucleoside-triphosphate reductase activating protein, whose product is MSRVLRVGGMVPLTTLDYPGQLACVLFCQGCAWRCRYCHNPQLIPPRGSEEVDWCRVLAFLQRRQDLLDAVVFSGGEPTLQDGLAPAMEEVRQMGFRIGLHSAGIKPAAFAKVVGLADWVGFDIKALPEDALDVTRVEGSGAANWRSLDHLLDSGVDYECRTTVHWHLFDPERLLTLARRLSERGVTRFAVQLVRTARMLDPHLSSVSAQALQPELWAALRELFPSFVLRS
- a CDS encoding 4Fe-4S binding protein → MPDLNPWLQRLGDGMRRHGATIRAVQWAVVLFYAVLLVVPAMLPLPDSQARLLDSLTLLAQFLFWGIWWPFVLLSIVLFGRLWCGVLCPEGALSEWASQYGKGLGVPRGLRWAGWPTLAFCLTTVYGQLISVYDYAQAALLILGGSTVAAVIVGLSFARGKRVWCRYLCPVSGVFALLARLAPVHFQVDEQRWLENPAPRRPPPNCAPLLDIRRLRGAADCHACGRCSGQRDAVRLIARSSSAEILQATAKTLSPWDVRLLLFGVIGLAMGAFQWTVSPWFIDLKQGLAQWLVSHDWLWALQDNAPWWLLTHYPQLNDSFSWLDGFCIVAYLGMSALLMGTSLMLLMRLAACLSDDATAYRPLALTLTPLGAAGLFLGLSATTVKLLRYEGLLLEWVSPVRAALLTAAIAWSLWLGWKRLRSTVASPIRRLPAMACLVLASSLVGYGWWLQFWGW
- a CDS encoding FTR1 family iron permease; its protein translation is MTQSMFIVWRESVEALLVIGILQAWASQQQQASQLRRSVWAGAALGLLLSGVLAGLILLAGEAMSGAANEWFQASLALVASLLIVQMVGWMHRNARTLKHDLTRHADQRLSRQGGLGLMVLALLAVSREGSETVVFLYGAGTRLHGPQLGLFAVGALAGLVLSLLTVSLLHSSRRFISWPRFFAISEAILLLLGAALLVSAIERVGGQLLAMDWPEAVYRGIGDALWDSSALLDDGHGFGGFLADFTGYRASPSAMTLLVWLGYWGVVAGWLRPRKAETLPCPT